In one window of Electrophorus electricus isolate fEleEle1 chromosome 15, fEleEle1.pri, whole genome shotgun sequence DNA:
- the LOC113574714 gene encoding olfactory receptor 142-like, with protein sequence MVENSSAEFVFVLHGLNDTRTNKHIYFGFGLFVYIVTLLVNLALVITVILDKALHEPMYFFICSLFINGICGSSAFYPKILADLLSDSHTISYTACLIQIYFIFFYALCEFTCLTVMAYDRYVAICKPLEYLSIMTHQKILKLLTFSWLYSFLQTSIGAVLTARLALCGNDIDKLYCSNWEVVKLSCTDVTVNNVYGYFLLFSHVSQAMLITVSYIHIIRACLQSKTGRVKFMHTCLPHVITLINFSVSLIFDVMYARYGKSQGLQALHNILGIEYLVVPPLLNPIIYGMKLTQIQRQFVKMYSHRLKAVRHS encoded by the coding sequence ATGGTGGAAAATTCCTCTGCAGAGTTCGTGTTTGTGCTTCATGGACTTAATGacacaagaacaaacaaacacatttactttggatttggtctttttgtctACATTGTGACTCTGCTTGTAAATTTAGCACTGGTTATCACAGTTATTCTAGACAAGGCACTTCATGAACCTATGTATTTCTTCATATGCAGTTTGTTTATAAATGGAATATGTGGTTCTTCTGCTTTCTATCCAAAGATCCTTGCTGATCTTTTATCAGATTCCCACACTATATCATATACAGCATGCCTGatacaaatatatttcattttcttttatgctTTGTGTGAATTCACATGCTTAACAGTCATGGCATATGACAGATATGTAGCTATTTGCAAGCCTTTAGAATATCTCTCTATTATGACACACCAGAAGATCCTAAAACTGCTGACATTTAGTTGGCTTTACTCCTTTCTGCAAACATCCATTGGGGCTGTGCTGACAGCAAGACTTGCTTTATGTGGCAATGACATTGACAAGCTGTACTGCTCTAATTGGGAGGTTGTTAAGTTATCTTGCACTGATGTAACTGTGAACAATGTGTATGGATACTTCCTATTGTTTTCTCATGTTTCCCAAGCCATGCTCATTACTGTGTCATATATTCACATCATCAGAGCTTGCTTGCAGTCCAAGACAGGGAGAGTTAAATTCATGCATACATGCCTTCCCCATGTAATAACACTCATAAATTTCAGTGTTTCCTTAATCTTTGATGTCATGTATGCTCGCTATGGCAAAAGCCAGGGGTTGCAAGCTCTGCACAATATCTTGGGTATAGAGTATCTTGTTGTGCCTCCTCTCCTAAACCCTATAATATATGGAATGAAACTAACTCAGATACAGCGTCAGTTTGTGAAAATGTACAGCCATAGACTTAAAGCAGTGAGACACAGTTGA